In Deltaproteobacteria bacterium, the genomic stretch AACAGGCGCAAGATGCCGTTGAGTTCGTCGGGGATCTCGGCGAGCCGTTCCGCGAGCTCGTCGTAGTCCACGACGAACCGCCTGTCGAGCGCAGGAAGTTGCTCGAGCAACCGTCCCCACTCGTCGAGGCGCCGCATGCCCTCCATCAGCAGCCCCTGAGTCGACATCTCGATGACGTCCTTGCGGCGCACGGCGCGGAACACGAACTCGAACTCGCCCTCGCTCCAGGTGAGCATCCGGTAGACCGCGTCCTCGCCGGCCAGCTTGCCCAGCTCGGCGTCCACGATCTTGCCCTGGCGGAAGTAGAGCGTTCCCCGACTGCCGTCCTCGTTCGTGATGTGGACGAGCCCCGACTTGCGGCTCACGTCGATCGTCTGGATGAGATCGACCACGCCCATGTCGGCCAGGTGGCCGGTGAACCGCGTGCGGCCGTCGCGCTTTTCCTCGAGCGTCACCCGCTGGCGCTTTTGCAGCAGGATCTTGATCCGCGTGAGGATCTCTTTGATGTAGATCGGCTTGGTCAGGTACTCGTCGACGCCCAGCTCGAGCCCGCGGACCTTGTGGTCGACCGAGGTCTGTCCGGTCAGGAAGACGAACGGGATCTGGCTCCACTCGGCGTCGTCCTTGATGCGCCGGCAAAACTCGAACCCGTCGATCTCGTCGAGTTGCGTGTCGGCGATGATGAGGTCCGGCTGGGCGGTCTGCACCTTCTTGAGGGCGTCCGCGCCCGACGTGGCCGTGGTGACGTTGAATCCCGCCTTCTTGAGGGACACCTCGAGCACCCTCAAGCTCTTGACGTCCCCATCGACGAGCAACAGGCTCTGTTTGGCCAACCGGCGACTCCCGCAGATCCGCGCGAAAAGCGCAGCTATTATCGAGGGATGGTAACAATGCGGCATCGGCGGCGCAACGCGGAGCGGTCGCGATGACCGCCGTCGACCTGCCCTACGGCGCGCGGCCGCTGCGCGCGCGCGTGCCGGACCGCGCGACGATCGTCGCACCGGAGCCGGCCCGCGGCGTGGCGTCGCTGCCGGCGTGTTTCGACCGCGCCCTCGCGCACCCGGTCGGCGCGCCGCCGCTGTCCGCGGCGGACCGGGTGACCGTGGTCGTGAGCGACCCGACGCGCGCCGAGCCGCGCGCGCACCTGGTCGCCGCCGTCTTGCGGCGGCTCGGCGACCCCGCGCACGTCACGTTGGCGATCGCGACCGGCACGCACGGGCCGTGCGACGTCGCCGCCCTCGGGCTTCCCGGCGGCTTGCTCGCGCGCTGCCGCGTGGTCAACCACGACGCGCGCGACGACGGCCAACTCGTGCAGGTTGGCACGACGCGGCGCGGGACGCCGCTCGTCGTCCACCGCTGTCTGGTCGAGGCCGACCTGGTCGTCGCGACCGGCGTCATTCGCCCGCACTACTTCGCCGGGTTCGGTGCCGGCGCCAAGGCGCTGTTTCCAGGGCTCGGCCAGGACCGCGCGGTGCGCGTGAATCACGAGTGGAAGCGGAACCCCGCGGCGGTCGCCGGCCGCGTCGACGGCAACCCGTGCCGGGAGGATCTCGAGGAGATCGTCGATGCGCTGGCGTGCGAGGTCCACGTGCTCAACGCGATCGCCGGGCCGGGCGGCGCGATTATCGGTGCCGTCGCCGGCGAGCCGCGCGCCGCGCTGCGCGC encodes the following:
- a CDS encoding DUF2088 domain-containing protein — translated: MTAVDLPYGARPLRARVPDRATIVAPEPARGVASLPACFDRALAHPVGAPPLSAADRVTVVVSDPTRAEPRAHLVAAVLRRLGDPAHVTLAIATGTHGPCDVAALGLPGGLLARCRVVNHDARDDGQLVQVGTTRRGTPLVVHRCLVEADLVVATGVIRPHYFAGFGAGAKALFPGLGQDRAVRVNHEWKRNPAAVAGRVDGNPCREDLEEIVDALACEVHVLNAIAGPGGAIIGAVAGEPRAALRAGAQACAEAFRARAPDADAIVVSDALPLTGSVYQASKLVAAVAPKLRPGGRIVVAAQCPHGTGPVDVVNRGIYEIGLRPRLPDRHELLLVSDLPGAEVARTYFVPAASVEAALDGVRGDVLVVTRGGDVLW
- a CDS encoding response regulator produces the protein MAKQSLLLVDGDVKSLRVLEVSLKKAGFNVTTATSGADALKKVQTAQPDLIIADTQLDEIDGFEFCRRIKDDAEWSQIPFVFLTGQTSVDHKVRGLELGVDEYLTKPIYIKEILTRIKILLQKRQRVTLEEKRDGRTRFTGHLADMGVVDLIQTIDVSRKSGLVHITNEDGSRGTLYFRQGKIVDAELGKLAGEDAVYRMLTWSEGEFEFVFRAVRRKDVIEMSTQGLLMEGMRRLDEWGRLLEQLPALDRRFVVDYDELAERLAEIPDELNGILRLFDGRRTLMEVIDAGDLGDLEALAVISKLYFEGLVVEAPAEPDDVDLGADVVDGVLGRRTDRVPVV